One sulfur-oxidizing endosymbiont of Gigantopelta aegis genomic region harbors:
- a CDS encoding ammonium transporter translates to MENPVLQNVYHLQYALDTFYFLMCGALVMWMAAGFSMLEAGLVRTKNTAEILTKNVALYAISCIMYLIVGYEIMYGSGGYFLNGLIVGDGYVDETLKSFTAQADFTGGAIYSGASDFFFQVVFVATAMSIVSGAVAERMKLWAFLLFAVVMTGFIYPMEGAWTWNGADVFGFYNLGDLGFSDFAGSGIVHMAGASAALAGVILLGARRGKYGKNGEIKAIPGANLPLATLGTFILWMGWFGFNGGSVLKLGDIGNANAVAMVFLNTNAAAAGGAVAALILARIMYGKADLTMLLNGALAGLVAITAEPSTPSPLLATLFGAAGGLLVVVSILFFDKIKIDDPVGAISVHGVVGFLGLMLVPLTNGSSSFSGQLIGAATIFGWVFITSFATWFVIKMIFGIRVSEEEEYQGVDLSECGMEAYPEFTNK, encoded by the coding sequence GTGGAAAACCCCGTATTGCAAAATGTTTATCACTTACAGTATGCACTAGATACTTTTTATTTCTTAATGTGTGGCGCCTTAGTCATGTGGATGGCAGCGGGTTTCTCAATGCTAGAAGCTGGCTTGGTCCGAACTAAAAATACCGCTGAGATTTTAACCAAAAACGTCGCACTTTATGCGATTTCATGCATCATGTACCTGATTGTCGGTTATGAAATTATGTATGGCAGTGGCGGCTACTTTCTAAACGGTCTTATCGTTGGCGATGGCTATGTTGATGAAACATTAAAATCATTCACTGCACAAGCAGACTTCACCGGTGGTGCAATTTACTCTGGTGCGTCTGACTTTTTCTTCCAAGTTGTTTTCGTTGCTACTGCAATGTCAATTGTCTCTGGTGCAGTTGCTGAGCGTATGAAGTTATGGGCATTCTTATTATTTGCTGTTGTTATGACTGGCTTTATCTACCCAATGGAAGGTGCCTGGACTTGGAATGGTGCTGATGTCTTTGGTTTTTATAACTTAGGCGACTTAGGTTTCTCTGACTTTGCTGGTTCTGGTATTGTTCACATGGCGGGCGCATCTGCTGCTTTAGCCGGTGTTATTTTACTGGGTGCTCGTAGAGGCAAATATGGTAAAAATGGTGAAATCAAAGCAATTCCAGGTGCTAACCTGCCTTTGGCCACTTTAGGTACATTCATATTATGGATGGGTTGGTTCGGCTTTAACGGTGGTTCAGTACTTAAACTGGGTGATATCGGTAATGCAAATGCCGTTGCCATGGTCTTCTTGAACACCAATGCCGCTGCTGCTGGCGGTGCTGTTGCAGCCTTGATTCTTGCTCGCATTATGTACGGCAAGGCTGATTTAACCATGTTATTAAACGGTGCTTTAGCGGGATTGGTTGCTATTACTGCTGAGCCTTCAACACCTAGCCCACTACTTGCCACACTATTTGGTGCTGCGGGTGGTTTATTAGTTGTTGTTAGTATCCTGTTCTTTGACAAAATTAAAATTGATGATCCTGTTGGTGCTATCTCTGTCCACGGTGTGGTTGGTTTCTTAGGTCTGATGTTAGTCCCTTTAACCAATGGTAGCTCTAGCTTCTCAGGTCAGTTAATTGGTGCTGCTACTATCTTTGGTTGGGTATTCATAACCAGTTTTGCGACTTGGTTTGTTATCAAAATGATCTTCGGCATTCGTGTTAGTGAAGAAGAAGAATACCAAGGTGTTGACCTTTCTGAGTGTGGTATGGAAGCTTACCCAGAATTCACCAACAAGTAG
- a CDS encoding OmpA family protein, with product MKTLNKAQFLGTSILLSSLFLGACTSIDPYTREEKTNNTVKGAGIGALSGAILGVIAGDSRKAALIGAGVGALAGGGIGYYMDQQEAKLRRELEATGVSVTRVGDSIILNMPGNITFKTGSSAISADFYPVLGSVAKVINEYAKTYVDIYGHTDSVGQASYNMTLSQQRASSVSRYLQTREVLAQRIMTRGLGEDQPIASNDTAQGRSQNRRVEIRLTPLT from the coding sequence ATGAAAACATTAAACAAAGCACAATTTCTAGGCACAAGCATTTTACTTTCCAGTTTATTCTTGGGCGCATGTACCAGTATTGATCCCTATACCCGAGAAGAAAAAACCAATAACACCGTCAAAGGTGCTGGAATTGGCGCTCTCAGTGGCGCAATACTCGGTGTGATCGCCGGTGATAGTCGCAAAGCCGCCTTAATTGGTGCTGGGGTCGGCGCACTAGCCGGTGGGGGTATTGGTTATTATATGGATCAACAGGAAGCCAAGTTACGCAGAGAACTTGAAGCCACGGGAGTAAGCGTCACACGTGTTGGCGATTCGATTATTTTAAACATGCCTGGTAATATCACTTTCAAAACAGGTTCCAGTGCTATTTCAGCTGATTTTTACCCGGTACTCGGCTCAGTGGCCAAAGTGATTAACGAGTATGCTAAGACCTATGTTGATATTTATGGCCATACTGATAGTGTTGGCCAAGCATCGTACAACATGACCCTCTCACAACAAAGAGCAAGCTCGGTATCACGATACTTACAAACCAGAGAAGTGTTAGCACAAAGAATTATGACCCGTGGTCTAGGTGAAGACCAGCCGATTGCGTCAAATGATACCGCTCAGGGACGCTCGCAAAATCGCCGTGTTGAGATCAGGCTCACTCCACTGACTTAA
- a CDS encoding lysophospholipid acyltransferase family protein: MQAFLVRLTLSFFALMPLRLNHFVGSYLGLILYYLKGKSWRVSRINIQLCFADKSADEQEKILKDSLIELGKQFTEMGPMWLWSPEKTLALLTQVSGKEYMDAAMKSNKGVFLLTPHLGCWEIAGLYLGANIPVTILYSRPKIKALDDIVRQSRIRSGAKLVSADASGVKSIFKTLKQGNGTGILPDQNPDDINSGVFAPFFGIQTLTMTFISKLASKTGASIVIGYAERLPKGKGYHLHIKPAVPNISHADPLISATALNQTVENFIREVPAQYQWSYKRFKKRPEGEAKIY; encoded by the coding sequence ATGCAAGCATTTTTGGTTCGACTTACATTATCTTTTTTTGCTCTCATGCCACTCAGGTTAAATCACTTTGTGGGTTCTTACCTTGGCCTGATACTTTACTACCTCAAGGGTAAAAGCTGGCGAGTTTCAAGAATTAATATTCAACTCTGCTTTGCCGATAAAAGTGCAGACGAGCAGGAAAAAATATTAAAAGACAGCCTAATTGAATTGGGGAAACAGTTCACCGAAATGGGTCCCATGTGGTTATGGTCTCCAGAAAAAACCCTGGCCTTATTAACACAGGTGTCCGGTAAAGAATATATGGATGCAGCAATGAAATCCAATAAGGGTGTTTTTTTGCTCACACCTCATCTGGGGTGTTGGGAAATCGCCGGGCTGTATCTTGGTGCCAATATTCCCGTCACTATTTTATATTCCCGTCCGAAAATAAAAGCCCTAGATGATATTGTCCGTCAATCACGGATTCGTTCTGGTGCAAAACTTGTCTCTGCCGATGCCTCAGGCGTAAAAAGTATTTTTAAAACCCTAAAACAGGGCAATGGCACGGGGATTTTGCCAGATCAGAATCCAGATGATATTAATAGTGGCGTTTTTGCACCATTTTTTGGCATTCAAACCCTCACCATGACCTTTATTTCAAAACTGGCCAGCAAAACGGGGGCTTCGATAGTCATTGGCTATGCTGAGCGTCTACCCAAGGGCAAGGGTTATCACTTGCATATTAAACCTGCTGTTCCCAACATAAGCCATGCCGACCCGTTGATTTCAGCCACCGCTTTGAACCAAACCGTAGAAAATTTTATTCGTGAAGTCCCTGCCCAATACCAATGGAGCTATAAGCGCTTTAAGAAACGTCCCGAAGGTGAGGCAAAAATTTATTAA
- a CDS encoding cysteine-rich CWC family protein, whose protein sequence is MSCAALCPVCGAANACHLAKEAKAGSQNVIEDCWCFSLERLNAQQLEVQQQLLREIKIPPNRCLCSACWNKFKSVE, encoded by the coding sequence ATGAGTTGCGCTGCTCTTTGCCCTGTTTGCGGTGCAGCAAATGCTTGTCACTTGGCAAAAGAAGCTAAGGCGGGAAGCCAAAATGTAATTGAAGATTGTTGGTGTTTTAGTCTTGAAAGGCTTAATGCTCAGCAATTGGAAGTTCAACAGCAGCTATTGAGGGAGATAAAAATTCCCCCTAACCGCTGTCTTTGCTCAGCCTGCTGGAATAAGTTTAAGTCAGTGGAGTGA
- a CDS encoding DUF4124 domain-containing protein — protein MKSRTGQIISLALIIFFSGTFASVVLAESKATNSTEIYKWTDQDGRVHYAARPGDDTAKKMHLGSQIFHDQRKSNKTDGKSKQAAERAKICQDSKNTLQKYKKAPFLYRYDDQLKQKVRLTEEESKATMLQAEKDISYWCTPKQDS, from the coding sequence ATGAAATCTCGTACCGGTCAAATAATCAGTCTCGCTCTGATAATTTTTTTCAGCGGCACTTTTGCCAGTGTAGTTTTAGCTGAATCAAAAGCCACTAATAGTACTGAAATATATAAGTGGACCGATCAAGATGGTCGCGTTCATTATGCTGCCAGACCTGGCGATGACACTGCCAAGAAAATGCATCTGGGCAGTCAGATATTTCATGATCAAAGAAAGTCTAATAAAACAGATGGCAAAAGCAAACAAGCTGCTGAACGCGCTAAAATTTGCCAGGACTCAAAAAACACCCTGCAAAAATATAAAAAAGCCCCCTTTCTCTACCGTTATGATGATCAGCTAAAACAAAAAGTCCGTCTAACAGAAGAAGAAAGTAAGGCAACCATGTTACAAGCAGAAAAAGACATCAGTTATTGGTGTACCCCAAAACAAGATTCCTAA
- a CDS encoding CZB domain-containing protein — translation MNMSAVELLPSNHQMMDQYSQGLRAFTFWVSDTLYAIDISRVLTISQEMGNIQSLPARAKGLVGMVEFQNHAVPVLDFANMLGFASGVENSNELIQLLCDREKDHVEWVEALEDSLVNDTPFTKVKDPHKCAFGQWYDHFNTRDETLMEVLAEFDQPHKQIHSLADKLLDMKKDKDLDHALHLLRYERNITLKRLLKRFEQARTHLKESTRQVLLYITEDGTTPTVALRIDDINDVIDFKPEQFKAMERINNILTGEASELVVAYLKQTDHADCLLVEASHLMKIARS, via the coding sequence ATGAATATGTCAGCAGTTGAATTGCTTCCATCCAATCATCAAATGATGGATCAATACTCACAAGGCCTCAGAGCATTTACATTTTGGGTATCCGATACACTCTATGCCATCGATATTTCGAGAGTGCTCACTATTAGTCAGGAAATGGGCAATATTCAGTCACTCCCCGCACGGGCTAAGGGACTAGTTGGTATGGTAGAATTTCAGAACCATGCAGTGCCGGTATTAGATTTTGCCAATATGCTGGGCTTTGCTTCAGGTGTTGAAAACAGTAATGAACTAATCCAATTACTCTGTGATAGAGAAAAAGACCATGTTGAGTGGGTAGAAGCCTTAGAAGATAGTCTCGTTAATGATACCCCATTCACTAAGGTCAAAGATCCCCACAAATGTGCCTTTGGCCAGTGGTATGACCATTTTAACACCCGCGATGAAACCCTGATGGAAGTATTGGCTGAATTTGATCAGCCGCATAAACAAATTCATTCTCTAGCTGACAAGCTTCTGGATATGAAAAAAGATAAGGATCTTGATCATGCCCTACATTTATTACGTTATGAGAGAAATATCACTCTAAAACGACTCCTAAAACGCTTTGAACAAGCACGTACGCATTTAAAAGAATCAACCCGTCAGGTCTTACTCTATATCACCGAAGACGGCACCACGCCAACGGTTGCTTTACGGATTGATGATATTAATGATGTCATTGACTTTAAACCTGAACAATTTAAGGCCATGGAACGCATTAACAATATTCTAACGGGCGAAGCCTCTGAACTCGTGGTGGCCTATTTAAAACAAACAGATCATGCTGACTGCCTCTTAGTGGAAGCTTCTCATTTAATGAAGATTGCTCGCAGTTAA
- a CDS encoding YifB family Mg chelatase-like AAA ATPase — translation MSLSIVYSRAGGLDAPLVTVEVLLTNGLPSLGIVGLPETAVKESKDRVRGAIINSRFDFPVRRITINLAPADLPKEGGRFDLAIALGILLSSKQVELSKTNKDNDSEQSAPIEHAPIERFEFVGELALSGELRGVKGILPIAVQAKKNNRILIVPEENGIEASLIKGLTVYTAKHLLDVCAFLKGEQKLAQPELKSTEEQEFYATCLSDIRGQQNAKRALEIAAAGQHSLLMKGPPGTGKTMLASRLVTILPNMSDAEAEEVAAIRSVCGEDVNFSNWAVRGFRVPHHTASGVALVGGGSYPKPGEISLAHHGVLFMDELPEFSQKVLEVLREPLESGRIAISRAAKKAEFPASFQLIAAMNPCPCGYWGDVHNNCRCTSEQVQRYQNKLSGPFLDRIDMHIDVPAVSHQDLQENSDLIEQSSVVKKRVITAQNRQRTRRGHCNAHLTNKEIEQDCRLSSDNQNVLEKTMNKMKLSARAYHRILKLARTIADLDNSDTIELHHLTESIGYRKIDHFQ, via the coding sequence ATGTCGCTCTCTATCGTTTATAGCCGTGCCGGTGGGCTGGATGCTCCATTGGTCACGGTCGAAGTCTTATTAACTAATGGCCTCCCAAGTTTGGGAATCGTTGGCCTTCCTGAAACCGCAGTAAAAGAAAGCAAAGATCGTGTTCGAGGCGCGATTATTAATAGTCGCTTTGACTTCCCTGTACGGCGAATTACCATCAATTTAGCGCCTGCCGATCTCCCTAAAGAAGGGGGACGTTTTGATTTGGCTATTGCACTGGGTATTTTACTATCATCCAAGCAAGTCGAGTTAAGCAAAACGAATAAGGACAATGATTCTGAACAATCAGCGCCTATAGAACATGCACCCATAGAGCGATTTGAATTCGTTGGTGAGCTTGCGCTCAGTGGTGAATTACGTGGAGTAAAGGGCATTCTTCCCATTGCCGTACAGGCGAAAAAAAATAATCGCATTCTTATTGTGCCGGAAGAAAACGGCATTGAGGCATCTCTCATTAAGGGCTTGACGGTCTATACCGCTAAACATTTACTGGATGTCTGTGCTTTTCTAAAGGGTGAGCAAAAACTTGCTCAGCCAGAACTAAAAAGCACTGAAGAACAAGAGTTTTATGCGACTTGCCTATCCGATATTCGTGGCCAGCAAAATGCTAAACGAGCGCTTGAAATTGCGGCTGCGGGGCAACATAGCCTGTTGATGAAAGGCCCACCGGGTACTGGCAAAACCATGCTAGCTAGCCGCTTAGTCACTATTTTACCGAATATGTCCGATGCCGAAGCGGAAGAAGTCGCAGCGATTCGCTCTGTTTGTGGTGAGGATGTCAATTTTTCTAATTGGGCTGTACGTGGCTTTCGGGTACCGCATCATACCGCTTCAGGGGTTGCCTTGGTGGGCGGTGGCAGCTATCCCAAACCGGGAGAAATTAGTCTGGCACATCATGGTGTATTGTTCATGGATGAGTTGCCAGAGTTCAGTCAAAAAGTTCTGGAGGTATTACGTGAACCACTGGAATCTGGGCGTATAGCCATTTCACGAGCAGCCAAAAAAGCCGAATTTCCTGCTTCATTTCAGTTGATTGCCGCCATGAATCCCTGTCCCTGTGGTTATTGGGGCGATGTGCATAATAATTGTCGTTGCACGAGTGAGCAGGTGCAACGCTATCAAAATAAGCTCTCAGGGCCTTTTCTGGACAGAATCGATATGCATATTGATGTACCGGCGGTTTCGCATCAGGATTTACAGGAAAATAGCGATTTGATCGAACAGAGTTCGGTGGTCAAAAAGAGGGTGATTACAGCCCAAAATCGGCAGAGAACAAGGCGTGGACATTGCAATGCTCACTTGACCAATAAAGAGATTGAGCAGGATTGTCGTTTATCATCGGATAACCAAAACGTGCTGGAGAAAACCATGAATAAAATGAAACTTTCTGCCAGAGCCTATCACCGGATACTTAAATTGGCACGGACTATTGCAGATTTAGACAATAGTGATACTATCGAATTGCACCATTTAACCGAGTCCATTGGCTATCGAAAAATTGACCATTTTCAATAA
- a CDS encoding GDYXXLXY domain-containing protein: MQSKSTRSIILSILLIIVLQSLILIAMIASRQAILSSDTLVILETRPIDPRSLFRGDYVRLNYTINDLKLNELSGDSRFSRNERVYVVLKQAEQYWEAVAVYANKPELISLYPDNVDKYALIQGIVKDAVDLTKSTSAASRLEVSYGIENYFVPEGEGLKLERPQAGDEVTLKIALDKDGQAAIKALLLNGVEQYEEALF; the protein is encoded by the coding sequence ATGCAGTCTAAATCAACACGCTCGATTATCTTGTCCATCTTGCTCATTATTGTGTTACAAAGCTTAATTCTTATTGCCATGATAGCCAGTCGTCAAGCCATATTATCTTCTGATACCTTAGTTATTTTAGAAACCAGACCGATTGATCCCCGCTCATTATTTCGTGGTGACTATGTGCGTTTGAATTATACAATTAATGACCTAAAGCTGAATGAGCTATCTGGAGATAGTCGCTTTAGTCGTAATGAAAGAGTTTATGTGGTGCTAAAACAAGCAGAGCAATACTGGGAAGCCGTTGCTGTCTATGCAAACAAGCCTGAGCTGATTTCGCTGTATCCGGATAATGTGGATAAATACGCCCTGATTCAAGGCATCGTTAAAGATGCTGTGGATCTAACTAAAAGTACTTCAGCCGCATCTCGTTTAGAGGTAAGTTATGGCATTGAAAACTACTTTGTACCAGAAGGCGAGGGATTAAAGTTAGAACGTCCGCAAGCCGGTGATGAAGTGACACTGAAAATAGCACTGGACAAAGATGGCCAAGCAGCGATTAAAGCTCTGTTGTTGAATGGCGTTGAACAATATGAAGAGGCGCTTTTTTAA
- a CDS encoding tRNA 2-thiocytidine biosynthesis TtcA family protein, producing the protein MRHVGRAIADFKMINEGDRILLGVSGGKDSLSLLLILHHLKQYAPVKFHLGAITVDPQIEGFDPSPLKAYLADLDVPYFYQEQAILEQAEGAMEGDSFCSFCSRMKRGILYSTARKEGYNVLALAQHLDDLAESFLMSAFHNGKLQTMKANYSIQAGDIRVIRPLVYAREALTSEYAKAAQLPVIPDSCPACFSMPTQRDHMKQLLAQEEQSNKRLFNNLLTTLKPLMAVDTALVQSTDGDVR; encoded by the coding sequence ATGCGTCATGTCGGGCGTGCCATTGCTGATTTTAAAATGATCAATGAGGGTGATAGAATTCTATTAGGCGTCTCTGGAGGTAAGGATTCACTATCACTATTACTTATTTTGCACCATTTAAAACAGTATGCACCCGTAAAATTTCATCTTGGTGCAATTACCGTTGATCCACAAATAGAGGGCTTTGACCCATCGCCATTAAAAGCCTATTTAGCTGATTTGGATGTGCCTTATTTCTATCAGGAGCAGGCCATTTTAGAACAAGCAGAAGGCGCAATGGAGGGTGATTCCTTTTGTTCGTTTTGCTCGCGCATGAAGCGCGGTATTTTATATAGTACCGCTCGCAAAGAGGGCTACAATGTCTTAGCGCTCGCACAGCATTTAGATGATCTGGCCGAAAGCTTTCTGATGTCTGCTTTTCATAATGGTAAATTACAGACCATGAAGGCCAATTATAGTATTCAAGCCGGAGATATTCGTGTCATTCGCCCATTAGTCTATGCCCGTGAAGCACTGACAAGCGAATATGCCAAAGCAGCACAATTACCCGTTATTCCTGATAGTTGCCCTGCTTGTTTCAGCATGCCAACCCAGCGAGATCACATGAAGCAATTACTGGCACAGGAAGAACAGTCGAATAAGCGTTTGTTTAATAATTTATTAACCACCTTAAAACCATTAATGGCAGTTGATACCGCATTAGTTCAAAGCACTGACGGGGATGTTCGATAA
- a CDS encoding P-II family nitrogen regulator, producing the protein MKLVTAIVKPFKLDDVREALSDIGIHGMTVTEVKGFGRQKGHTELYRGAEYVVDFLPKVKVEIAVDAEVLDQVIEAIRSAAHTGKIGDGKIFVAPIEQTIRIRTSETGKEAL; encoded by the coding sequence ATGAAGCTTGTAACAGCTATTGTTAAACCTTTTAAATTGGATGATGTGCGTGAAGCATTATCTGATATTGGAATTCATGGGATGACCGTCACCGAAGTCAAAGGCTTTGGTCGTCAAAAGGGTCATACTGAGTTATATCGTGGTGCAGAGTACGTCGTAGACTTCCTACCGAAAGTAAAAGTTGAAATCGCTGTTGACGCTGAAGTGCTTGATCAAGTCATTGAAGCCATCCGCAGTGCCGCTCATACTGGTAAAATTGGTGATGGTAAGATTTTTGTTGCCCCTATCGAACAAACCATTCGCATTCGTACATCTGAAACTGGCAAAGAAGCTTTATAA
- a CDS encoding accessory factor UbiK family protein: MNSQFFDDLASKITRTMPSAPTAMKQEIEQSVRNVLRNAFDKMDLVTREDFEVQSAVLQKTRIKLELLEKKLSDLESKLDIN; encoded by the coding sequence ATGAATAGCCAATTTTTTGATGATTTAGCCAGTAAAATCACGCGCACGATGCCATCCGCCCCCACTGCCATGAAGCAGGAAATAGAACAATCGGTGCGTAATGTTTTGCGTAATGCCTTCGATAAAATGGATCTGGTGACTCGAGAAGATTTTGAAGTACAATCCGCCGTATTACAAAAGACTCGAATTAAGCTGGAATTATTAGAGAAGAAATTAAGCGATCTGGAAAGCAAATTAGATATTAATTAA
- a CDS encoding DUF2157 domain-containing protein, with the protein MNNKQFYQRLQKKLPHWQAEGWLDAGAAKQILNDAISDVNSISDKSHKLSLILGIMGVMLLSAGAISFFAANWQGMSKLFKLGLLFSSMTGAYIAAAWALSGQRYPALGQAFLLLGILLFGNNIMLIAQIYHIDSHYPNGILLWTTGALLVTIVMRSEVALIAACILALLWSGMEILEFDRWHYPWLVFWCVSAFISIRGDFKVAAHIVVISLFLWLLLHYEQLSRGSSGGDIVQLYLLLGLMFFMLAQVISKLMTGIHLINYLARYALIFMLIFLFVLSFPGLDLYPQSFYGLENESFWQSWQIIKPLIMGIILLATGWYFLHAKRVIPVYQWCGLAWLLILMATLFFNFYFYQDFLTGGGETLSVIVINLLIFTLVVGLIFSGLIEHQLFYVNTAFMLFTLTLTSRYFDTFWSLMDRSLFFLVGGLILIIGGYWLEKKRRLLSQRLSHDLEAGVNDAV; encoded by the coding sequence ATGAATAATAAACAATTTTATCAGCGCTTACAGAAAAAATTACCCCATTGGCAGGCAGAGGGTTGGCTGGATGCGGGTGCGGCAAAGCAAATTTTAAATGATGCGATATCCGATGTTAATAGCATTTCTGATAAATCCCACAAGCTCAGTCTTATTCTGGGAATTATGGGTGTCATGCTCTTATCTGCCGGTGCGATTAGCTTCTTTGCGGCCAATTGGCAGGGTATGAGTAAGCTATTCAAACTGGGCTTATTGTTCTCTTCAATGACGGGTGCCTATATTGCTGCTGCATGGGCCTTATCTGGGCAGCGCTATCCCGCTTTAGGGCAGGCTTTTTTATTGCTGGGAATTTTATTATTTGGCAATAATATCATGTTGATCGCACAAATTTATCACATTGATAGTCACTACCCAAATGGCATTTTATTGTGGACGACGGGTGCCTTGCTCGTCACCATTGTGATGCGATCTGAAGTCGCACTGATTGCCGCCTGTATCCTGGCCTTGTTGTGGTCAGGCATGGAGATCCTTGAATTTGATCGCTGGCATTATCCGTGGTTAGTTTTCTGGTGTGTCAGTGCTTTTATTAGTATCCGGGGTGACTTTAAAGTGGCTGCTCATATCGTTGTGATCAGCCTTTTTTTATGGCTCTTATTGCATTATGAGCAATTAAGTCGAGGTAGTTCAGGCGGCGATATTGTACAGCTATACCTGCTATTGGGGCTGATGTTTTTTATGCTCGCACAGGTCATAAGCAAACTCATGACTGGCATACATCTCATCAATTATCTTGCTCGCTATGCCTTGATCTTTATGCTGATTTTTCTATTTGTCTTGAGCTTTCCAGGCTTAGATTTATATCCACAGTCCTTTTATGGGCTAGAAAATGAATCGTTTTGGCAAAGCTGGCAAATTATCAAGCCCTTGATAATGGGGATAATTCTTTTAGCGACCGGCTGGTATTTTTTACATGCTAAACGAGTAATTCCTGTATACCAATGGTGTGGACTCGCATGGTTGTTGATTCTTATGGCAACATTGTTCTTTAACTTTTATTTTTATCAGGATTTTTTGACAGGTGGCGGTGAGACTTTATCGGTGATTGTCATTAACCTGCTTATTTTTACACTGGTGGTTGGACTGATTTTTTCCGGTTTAATCGAGCATCAACTTTTTTATGTCAATACTGCTTTTATGCTGTTTACGCTGACTTTAACCAGCCGCTATTTTGATACCTTCTGGAGCTTGATGGATCGTTCCTTATTCTTTTTAGTCGGTGGACTGATTTTAATTATAGGCGGGTATTGGTTAGAAAAGAAACGCCGTCTTTTGAGCCAACGTTTATCTCATGACCTTGAAGCAGGAGTGAATGATGCAGTCTAA